In the genome of Yarrowia lipolytica chromosome 1B, complete sequence, the window AGCATTTGTGGCCcgagaaaaaaaccaaaatgCTTTATGAGAGCATTGACCGGACGATTCAACTACTGGTActagtacttgtacgtatAGTGGTAAGCACACCTACAACACGGTTAGCACGGCTGAGTTTGCTCCGGAACTACAGCCACAGTAGATGTTCTAGCACTTTAAGTGGAGTGGAGAAAAGTCGTACGAGAAGCAGGTTTTGTGTCCCATGACTATGTCATCTTCTAGGCATCGTTTCAGCTGCTGCTAGGCTCATAATAGCCACTAGGACGTTTTTTTGTCAGTAAGCGCCAATCTTATCAATCTCATATTTAatcttttcttttcttcgCCCAGTGCAATACTGAGTTGAAAGTTTGGGAGGAATCTGATTTTGACAAATCTGATTCAACGCACTACAGCACAGCACCAGCACACACACTTGACCCACCACTCACTTGAGCGACAACAGATACACAGACCCAGTGCAACATGTCAGTCGTGGAAATCACCAGCGACTCGCACTTCTCCGAGCTCACCAGCTCGCTAGCTCCCACCACTCTGGTGGCCGTCTACTTCCACACTCCTTGGGCCGCTCCCTGTGCCCAGATGAACAGCGTTTTCAAGTCGCTGTCGACCCTCCATTCGTCGGTGCTTTTTCTGTCCGTCAACGCCGATGAGCTGCCAGAGATTTCCGAATCTTTCGACATCTCGGCCGTACCCTACTTTGTCATGCTCAGGGACGGcaccattctcaaggagttgAGTGGAGccgaccccaaggagctggccgCCACTATCAGCGCTCTGAGCGAGAGCGACGCCAAGCCTGCCGAGTCTGAGTCggccgccgccgctgccCCCACTTCTTCTACTGCTGACGCCCCTGCCAGCTCATCCACAGACGCTCCCGAACCCGCAGAGGAGACCGAAGAAGAACTCAACGCCCGTCTGGCCAAACTCGTGAAGGCCGCACCAGTCATGCTCTTCATGAAGGGCACGCCGGCAGCTCCACAGTGCGGCTTCTCACGACAATTGGTCGCCATTCTCAGAGAACATCACGTGCGGTTCGGCTTTTTCGACATTCTCAAAGATGACGCCGTGCGACAGGGCCTGAAAAAGTTTTCCGACTGGCCCACCTTCCCCCAGCTGTACATTGGAGGCGAGCTGCAGGGCGGTCTGGATATCGTCAAGGAGAGCATTCAGGAGGACCCCGAGTTTTTCGAGAAGGCTGTTGCTGAATGAAGAAGCGGCATGACGATATTTGTATGAGACAAAATGGCTAAGCGATGAAGCATACCCTGTGCGAGTGTCCCCTCTCATGCAAAAAGGCAAGGATCGCAAAACTGaaatgatgagatggatTATAATGTAGTTATGTTGTTAACAATGATGGATTTGTGCAAACTATTGCAAGCATGCGGAGAGGAAGGTAGAAATGGAGTAGGCAGTTGGCGGGTGTCGATAATGGTTCGGTTTAACCAACTGGCAGGTACAATGCGTCATGTAATGAGAATGACTTGTCTGGTGGACCTGTATCATTGTGGGATTCGTACCCTTTATTGACACCATGCGGCTTGATCTACAGTATCTGTTTGTGCGGCTGCTGTTTTCAaaggtactgtacgtgaAGGCTGTATCCGTTGTGGACATCGATAGAACTTGAAACCAGTTGGCTTCTCTGAAATGCTGTGtgtacggtacaagtacagtatcgtagctACCCACTGTTCATAAATGGTACTAGCGTCTATTCGAACGTGATCTACGAAAAAGGTCGCTAACTGGAGGGCAGTCGGGAAGTGGCAAGGGTAAGGACTTCGCAGACATCTTCGCCTACCTACCATATGTTGTCTCAGCCAATTTCGTGCAGTCTTTCGCAGTATTCCACTGTGTTCGTGGCCTGTTCTGTGCACACACTCTCTCAATTGCACGAACCATGGATCTCTGTTTGAACGTTCAAAGAGACTACTCGTACGAGAACCAGTAAAATCAGAGCTATTACGTACCATTGCGGGGCGAATAAAGACGGGCATGCCGTATTGCAGATACAAACGAAGACAGGCGTTAACAAGATGCGCTGTTCCGATAAGCTCATCATCTCACTGTCCATACAGAGACAGCACATATCTGCTTACCCCTACCCAACTCTCTCCTCTCACAACCCACCCAGTAGGAAATTCCACCTGCTACCTACAACATGTGCAGCTTCAATTTCTAATTCATCAGATGCTTTTGATTTAGTTGGCTTGGATCTCCCCTCAGGCGGCTGCTGTTTTAATGGGCGCTATCAGTTGTGGAGAGTGGCTAGCGTAGGATGCAAGCACTCAGTCGCTAGTATTGGCGCTAGTGGATTATCTGATAATCAATATGATGAGGGGGGAAGGCACTAGTATTTGAGATTATCTATTTAGTTTTAGCCATTCATATAATAGGTATTAGTAATGTCAACTAAAGGGTTTTGCCGTGAGGGTCAGAGACAAGCGTGTATATGTACAAGGTCGAAAGCAGAGCAATGAGACTTCCGCGTTGATTGCATGGGTGGATTTGGTCTCCGTTACGAgtagtcgtacttgtactcggggtttacagtacaagtaggcgTTTGTCCTTTCTCATTTGAGCAGTTTGTGGTGTTGCACCCATGGTGTGTGCTCAGTCTCAAATACCAATCcatagtacaagtacaagtatgcaTGTGGTCTCTTTCACGACGTTTTCTTTCTCAGGTTTCACTCGGTATCGTACGATACATGACTTTTTCTGGACTCGCACTTATCACAATCTTCTAATAATCTATTAATAAAAAACGTTGATTATCTAACTGTATCTTACAGGTACACCAATTCCTCTACCAGTAGCCAGGGTGCAGGAAGTCGAGGTTCTTGGCAACAGTTGCGTCTCGAGCAGCGGGAGCAGTGGAAACGGCAAACTTCATGGATCCGTCCAGATCGTAGCCAATGGACTTGTCAGCAAGGGCCTTCTCGAGGGGCTCAAGAAGAGCCTCGACAACACCGGTAGCAGACTCGGCGTTGGCAGTGAGGTTGGAGACAACCTGCTCAACAGTGACAggctcctcgtcctccttccaTGCGTCGTAGTCGGTGCTCATGCAGATCATCTGGTAGGCGatctcggcctccttggcgagCTTGGATTCGGGAATGGCAGACATGTTGATAACGGCTCCGTTCCACGATCGGTAGAGCTGTGACTCGGCTCGGGTCGAAAAGGCCGGGCCCTCCATGCAGACGAGAGTCAGGTCCTTTccggccttggccttggtgtGGATCTTATACTTGGAGTTATCAAAGGCCTTGTCGGCGTGCTCGGCCACAAGTTTTCCCAGAGCAACGTCAAATGGCTCTCCGAATCCAACGTGGCCAACGAAACCCTTCTCGAAGAAAGACGAGGGTCGAATACCCTTGGTTCGATCGATGATCTGAGTGGGGACAACAAAGTCTCGGGGGGCAATCTCTTCCTGAAGAGATCCAACGGCAGAAAAGGcaacaatggccttgactccgaccttcttgagagcagcaatgTTGGCTCGAGAGGGAACGTCAGTGGGGGTCAGATCGTGATTGACACCGTGTCGGGCAAGAAAGGCCACAGGGAAACCAGACTTGGTCTCGGAGATGGTGAtaggagaagaaggcttGCCCCAGGGAGTGTCGATGTCGATCTGAGCAACGGGTGTCAAAGCTCCGAGCTTATAGAGACCGGTGCCACCGATGATACCGAGAGTGACGGGCTTGGAGTAGGAGCTGGCAAGAGACAT includes:
- a CDS encoding uncharacterized protein (Compare to YALI0B13398g, similar to Saccharomyces cerevisiae GRX3 (YDR098C) and GRX4 (YER174C); ancestral locus Anc_8.240, similar to uniprot|P32642 Saccharomyces cerevisiae YER174c GRX4 member of the subfamily of yeast glutaredoxins (Grx3 GRX4 and Grx5) P3.19.f3.1 or uniprot|Q03835 Saccharomyces cerevisiae YDR098c GRX3); translated protein: MSVVEITSDSHFSELTSSLAPTTLVAVYFHTPWAAPCAQMNSVFKSLSTLHSSVLFLSVNADELPEISESFDISAVPYFVMLRDGTILKELSGADPKELAATISALSESDAKPAESESAAAAAPTSSTADAPASSSTDAPEPAEETEEELNARLAKLVKAAPVMLFMKGTPAAPQCGFSRQLVAILREHHVRFGFFDILKDDAVRQGLKKFSDWPTFPQLYIGGELQGGLDIVKESIQEDPEFFEKAVAE
- a CDS encoding uncharacterized protein (Compare to YALI0B13420g, similar to Saccharomyces cerevisiae MEU1 (YLR017W); ancestral locus Anc_5.204, similar to uniprot|Q07938 Saccharomyces cerevisiae YLR017w MEU1 multiple enhancer of UAS2 singleton); amino-acid sequence: MAFLPNLVATPMSLASSYSKPVTLGIIGGTGLYKLGALTPVAQIDIDTPWGKPSSPITISETKSGFPVAFLARHGVNHDLTPTDVPSRANIAALKKVGVKAIVAFSAVGSLQEEIAPRDFVVPTQIIDRTKGIRPSSFFEKGFVGHVGFGEPFDVALGKLVAEHADKAFDNSKYKIHTKAKAGKDLTLVCMEGPAFSTRAESQLYRSWNGAVINMSAIPESKLAKEAEIAYQMICMSTDYDAWKEDEEPVTVEQVVSNLTANAESATGVVEALLEPLEKALADKSIGYDLDGSMKFAVSTAPAARDATVAKNLDFLHPGYW